A genomic window from Aquila chrysaetos chrysaetos chromosome 21, bAquChr1.4, whole genome shotgun sequence includes:
- the LOC115333824 gene encoding sodium/hydrogen exchanger 2-like, which yields MEGQRPGCKAAAAVLAGSLLSSILRAAGVRALRGSPPLPLPEDAIPENVSWAAEESRGNESSEHAFFSLDYQHVQVPFEITLWIMLASLAKIGFHLYNKLPSVVPESCLLIFVGLIMGGIIYGLNDKSPPVMDSDIFFLYLLPPIVLDAGYFMPSRPFFENMGTILLYAVVGTIWNVFGIGFSLYGICQVKAFRLQDVSLLHNLLFGSLIAAVDPVAVLAVFEEIHVNEKLHILVFGESLLNDAVTVVLYKLFRSFCEMPTIKSVDVFAGVGKFFVVGLGGVLVGLTFGMTAAFTTRFTKDIRVIEPLFVFLYSYLSYLTAEMFHLSGIVAIIACAMGMKRYVEANISLKSHTTVKYFMKMWSSVSDTLIFIFLGVSTIGENHEWNWPYICFTVIFCLIWRALGVLVLTFFVNRFHVNTITSKDQFIIAYGGLRGAICFSLVFLLPDFHRKKLFIAATTVVILFTVFVQGMTIRPLVDLLAVKRERESAPTVGEQIHIRFLDHLLAGIEDISGHWGQYYWKDKLEYFNSKYLQKILLREYDQPKSSIVLLYEKLERKHAIELAEAGQLGHAPSHPSLLNNDRTVKIDKKLEDALNPDVLENIQEILARNLYRIRRTGPAYNRHTLPGETEPVEHAKEILILRHKSLRVEVSGGGTASSRKEKDDSYSAQGVSGPQPKLCRSFTVRNAEKVREVERNRSKSVCVIPPPQPSGAAWGEKKDMEKELTLEM from the exons ATGGAGGGGCAGAGACCAggctgcaaagctgcagctgccGTCCTAGCTGGGTCCTTGCTCTCCTCCATCCTCCGAGCCGCCGGGGTCAGAGCCCTGCGGGgctccccgccgctgccgctgccggaGGATGCGATCCCGGAGAACGTCAGCTGGGCTGCTGAGGAATCCCGGGGCAACGAATCCTCGGAGCACGCGTTTTTCTCTCTGGATTACCAGCACGTCCAAGTCCCCTTCGAAATCACGCTCTGGATCATGCTTGCCTCCTTGGCCAAAATAG GGTTTCACCTATATAACAAGCTCCCTTCTGTCGTTCCCGAAAGCTGTTTATTGATATTTGTAGGACTCATCATGGGGGGCATCATCTATGGCTTAAACGACAAGTCACCGCCTGTTATGGACAGCGACATCTTTTTCCTCTACCTCCTGCCACCCATCGTCCTTGACGCAGGTTACTTCATGCCCAGCCGTCCCTTTTTTGAGAACATGGGCACTATCCTCCTCTACGCGGTCGTGGGGACGATATGGAACGTGTTTGGGATCGGTTTTTCCCTGTACGGGATCTGCCAGGTGAAAGCCTTTCGCCTGCAGGACGTGTCGTTGCTCCACAACCTCCTGTTCGGCAGCCTGATCGCCGCCGTGGATCCCGTGGCGGTGTTAGCGGTCTTCGAAGAGATCCACGTCAACGAAAAGCTCCACATTTTGGTCTTCGGCGAATCGCTCCTGAACGACGCGGTGACGGTG GTGCTCTACAAGCTATTTCgttctttctgtgaaatgcCAACCATCAAAAGCGTGGATGTTTTTGCTGGAGTCGGAAAATTCTTTGTGGTTGGGCTAGGAGGAGTATTAGTAGGTCTTACTTTTGGGATGACTGCCGCCTTTACCACGCGATTCACCAAGGATATTCGCGTCATCGAACCGCTCTTTGTCTTCCTGTACAGCTATCTTTCCTACCTCACCGCCGAAATGTTTCACCTTTCGGGGATTGTGGC caTCATTGCTTGTGCCATGGGCATGAAACGTTACGTGGAGGCCAACATCTCTCTGAAGTCTCACACCACAGTCAAATACTTCATGAAGATGTGGAGCAGTGTTAGCGATACCCTCATCTTCATCTTTCTTGGAGTTTCCACCATTGGAGAAAATCATGAGTGGAACTGGCCATACATTTGCTTCACTGtcattttctgtctcatttgGAGAGCACTAG gGGTTCTCGTGCTGACTTTCTTTGTGAATAGATTTCACGTGAACACCATCACCAGCAAAGACCAATTCATTATAGCGTATGGGGGTCTCCGAGGGgccatttgtttctctttggtGTTCTTGCTTCCTGACTTTCACAGAAAGAAGCTCTTCATTGCAGCAACAACTGTTGTCATCCTCTTCACCGTGTTCGTACAG GGAATGACCATCCGTCCTCTCGTTGACTTGTTGGCTGtcaagagggaaagggagagtgCTCCCACAGTGGGAGAGCAGATCCATATTCGG TTCTTGGATCATTTGCTGGCTGGCATTGAAGATATATCTGGACACTGGGGACAGTATTACTGGAAAGACAA ATTAGAATATTTCAACAGCAAATACCTGCAGAAGATCCTGCTTCGAGAATACGACCAGCCAAAATCAAGTATCGTGCTTCTCTATGAAAAGCTGGAGCGGAAACACGCCATTGAGCTGGCAGAAGCAGGGCAGCTGGGTCATGCTCCGTCTCATCCATCCTTGCT caacAACGACAGGACTGTCAAAATAGACAAAAAATTGGAGGATGCTCTGAATCCGGATGTCCTGGAAAATATACAGGAAATATTGGCAAGGAACCTGTACCGAATAAGGAGAACG GGGCCGGCGTACAACAGGCACACGCTTCCCGGCGAGACCGAGCCCGTGGAGCACGCCAAGGAGATCCTGATCCTCCGGCACAAGAGCCTGCGGGTGGAAGTGAGCGGAGGCGGCACGGCCAGCTCCAGGAAGGAG AAGGATGACTCCTACTCGGCGCAGGGCGTCTCTGGCCCGCAGCCCAAGCTGTGCCGTTCCTTCACCG tGAGGAATGCAGAAAAGGTTCGGGAAGTGGAACGGAACAGGTCGAAGTCGGTGTGTGTCATCCCACCGCCGCAGCCCAGCGGTGCGGCCTGGGGTGAGaagaaagacatggagaaaGAGCTGACTTTGGAGATGTAA